A stretch of Nitrosomonas sp. PY1 DNA encodes these proteins:
- a CDS encoding efflux RND transporter periplasmic adaptor subunit yields MINRKKINMKMHIQFISVLILAIFSFASCMNKSANNKNVEENRNQASLKDTHSNINHSDSEKGIGEVHLSALKFNSLGIKVGNIPTRALSGVVNANGWLELFPQHKAVITSILGANITEIKVIEGEKVKKDQILAYLSHPNLVNLQTAYISTYNQKQFLEKEYHRQQRLYDEKIGSGKTYQQTKANYQTIKSEVEGYEAQLKQLRLDVKKLKNGNISQYVPVVSPIDGYIEKILVQTGQFVDPQTQILRVINNDFIHADLMVFEKDVHKVKKGQKVSFTVESVPDKNLSATIFSVEKNFERDPRVVRVHAEIDQKEYYLIPGMYIHGEIYTDNSSVTVLPEEAIVVENGKPYIFLVEENERSDEMEWVFNPIEIRTGISNQGWVEVKLLEPLTENTKVALNNAYYLISEIKKGETSHEH; encoded by the coding sequence ATGATAAATAGAAAGAAAATAAATATGAAAATGCACATCCAGTTTATATCTGTTTTGATATTAGCAATATTTTCTTTTGCCAGCTGTATGAACAAATCGGCTAACAACAAGAATGTTGAAGAAAATAGAAATCAAGCTTCTCTTAAAGATACTCATAGTAACATTAACCATTCTGATAGTGAAAAAGGCATAGGAGAGGTCCATCTTTCTGCACTAAAATTTAATAGTCTCGGAATAAAGGTCGGCAATATACCTACTCGTGCTCTTTCTGGAGTGGTGAACGCTAATGGTTGGTTGGAATTGTTTCCTCAACATAAAGCCGTAATTACAAGTATTTTGGGAGCTAATATTACTGAAATAAAAGTAATTGAAGGAGAAAAGGTAAAAAAAGATCAGATACTAGCCTATCTTTCACATCCCAATCTAGTTAACTTACAGACTGCATATATAAGTACTTATAATCAGAAGCAATTTCTAGAGAAAGAATACCATCGCCAACAAAGGCTTTATGATGAAAAAATTGGCTCAGGTAAGACTTATCAGCAAACAAAAGCAAATTACCAAACTATAAAAAGTGAAGTAGAAGGTTATGAAGCGCAATTAAAGCAATTAAGGCTTGATGTAAAAAAACTGAAAAACGGTAATATTTCTCAATACGTTCCAGTAGTAAGTCCGATAGATGGCTATATTGAAAAAATATTGGTACAAACAGGACAATTTGTGGATCCTCAAACCCAAATACTTAGGGTTATAAATAATGATTTTATACATGCCGATCTAATGGTATTTGAAAAAGATGTGCACAAAGTAAAAAAAGGTCAAAAAGTATCATTCACGGTAGAGTCAGTTCCGGATAAAAACTTATCAGCCACAATTTTTTCTGTTGAAAAGAATTTCGAGAGAGACCCGAGAGTAGTTCGTGTGCATGCCGAGATTGATCAAAAAGAATATTACCTTATTCCAGGTATGTATATCCATGGAGAAATCTATACAGATAATTCATCGGTTACCGTGCTACCAGAAGAAGCTATCGTTGTAGAGAATGGTAAGCCTTACATTTTTCTTGTAGAAGAAAACGAGAGAAGTGATGAAATGGAATGGGTATTTAATCCTATTGAAATCAGGACAGGCATTTCTAATCAAGGTTGGGTGGAAGTTAAGCTCCTTGAACCACTAACTGAAAATACTAAAGTAGCATTGAACAATGCTTATTACCTGATCTCAGAAATAAAGAAAGGCGAGACATCGCATGAGCATTAG
- a CDS encoding transposase, with protein MIKPGARIHADKAYCSQKHSDALKSRSIKNGIQDKAVKNKPLTRRQLQRNRLIAQSRYVVERTFGSQVRWFGSKILRYCGLAKAHTWHLLQAIAYNLKRLPKLYIDSLLPTLS; from the coding sequence TTGATAAAGCCAGGCGCTCGGATTCATGCTGATAAAGCCTATTGTAGTCAGAAACATAGTGACGCTTTGAAATCACGCAGTATTAAAAACGGTATCCAAGATAAGGCAGTAAAGAATAAGCCGCTGACACGACGGCAATTACAACGCAATCGTTTAATTGCCCAATCCCGCTATGTTGTGGAACGAACCTTTGGTAGTCAGGTGCGGTGGTTTGGCAGTAAAATTCTGCGTTACTGTGGTCTAGCCAAAGCGCATACTTGGCATCTCTTACAAGCCATTGCATACAACCTTAAAAGGCTACCCAAATTGTATATTGATAGCCTATTACCAACATTATCATAG
- the flgB gene encoding flagellar basal body rod protein FlgB encodes MISKLDRDQELNLYHQALNLRTARQELLSSNIANADTPNYKAKDIDFSSVLREKLSSTTNTTQVGLTTTSSGHISIDPTRIPGGNLLYRVPLQPSADGNTVDMNTERTQFADNAIRYDAIITLIKDKFSDLSLAMQER; translated from the coding sequence ATGATTAGCAAACTTGATAGAGATCAAGAGTTAAATTTATACCACCAAGCTTTGAATTTAAGAACTGCAAGGCAAGAATTGCTTTCAAGCAATATAGCAAATGCAGACACCCCTAATTATAAGGCGAAAGATATTGATTTTTCTAGTGTACTACGTGAAAAACTCTCATCAACAACAAATACAACCCAAGTTGGTTTAACGACAACATCATCAGGGCATATTAGCATCGATCCAACAAGGATCCCTGGAGGGAATTTATTATATCGTGTTCCTTTGCAACCTAGTGCAGATGGAAACACAGTAGATATGAATACGGAGCGTACCCAGTTCGCCGATAACGCTATTAGATATGATGCAATCATAACACTTATCAAGGATAAGTTTAGTGACTTATCCTTAGCCATGCAGGAAAGATAA